The Pseudanabaena sp. FACHB-2040 genome includes a window with the following:
- a CDS encoding vitamin K epoxide reductase family protein, with product MPRRQRSTPWIQRFARPSIAGVAAVGAVVTAYLTLTKFTGGSAVCPTEGCDIVLSSPYAIVFGLPLTLFGFLAYTGMAVLAIAPLLVTGPDKRDLRSQLTDWTKPLLLIGGTAMMVFSAYLMYLLAFQIQALCIYCLGSAILSTLLFALALFGQDWSDLLQPLFTAFIAAFVVLIATLGVYANVNNPRAAGGDQLGPPITSTSGAAEVALAQHLADTGATFYGAWWCPHCHDQKQLFGQEASQILPYEECSEADGQTQTQACQVAEVRGYPTWEINGQRYSGARSLTDLAQLSGYQGPTNFQNTL from the coding sequence ATGCCTCGTCGTCAACGCTCTACCCCCTGGATTCAACGCTTCGCTCGCCCCAGCATTGCGGGGGTTGCAGCGGTGGGTGCGGTGGTGACCGCTTACCTCACCCTGACTAAATTTACGGGAGGATCTGCGGTCTGCCCGACTGAGGGCTGTGACATTGTGCTGTCAAGCCCCTACGCTATTGTGTTTGGCCTGCCGCTAACCCTGTTTGGCTTTTTGGCTTATACCGGGATGGCGGTACTTGCGATCGCACCCCTTCTGGTCACTGGCCCCGACAAGCGCGACCTGCGCAGCCAGCTCACTGACTGGACTAAGCCTCTGCTGCTGATTGGCGGCACCGCCATGATGGTTTTTAGTGCCTACCTGATGTATCTGTTGGCTTTTCAGATTCAGGCACTCTGTATTTACTGCTTGGGTTCGGCAATCCTCTCTACCCTGCTGTTTGCGCTGGCTCTGTTTGGTCAGGATTGGTCAGATCTGCTGCAGCCCCTATTCACCGCCTTTATTGCGGCATTCGTGGTGTTGATTGCCACCTTAGGGGTTTATGCCAACGTCAACAATCCTAGAGCGGCTGGAGGCGACCAGCTTGGTCCTCCGATTACCAGTACCTCCGGGGCTGCCGAAGTTGCCCTAGCTCAGCATCTTGCTGATACCGGAGCCACCTTTTACGGAGCCTGGTGGTGCCCACACTGCCATGACCAAAAGCAGCTCTTTGGTCAGGAGGCTAGCCAAATTCTGCCTTACGAAGAATGCTCCGAGGCCGATGGCCAGACTCAAACCCAGGCTTGCCAGGTGGCTGAGGTGCGCGGCTATCCTACCTGGGAGATCAACGGCCAGCGCTATTCGGGCGCTCGATCGCTAACCGATCTGGCTCAGCTGTCGGGTTATCAAGGCCCCACTAACTTTCAAAACACACTCTAA
- a CDS encoding HPP family protein yields the protein MTAFNQGMMRLYRRSPYQPQFNLQAILTSYLCSFVGIAALAYLTTGTGYPLIAAPFGATAVLVFAVSDSPLAQPRNVIGGNLMGALVSVALVSWFGSDPWVMALAVATTIKVMQLTHTVHPPGGAVALVGVMSGATSEFVLTPVLVGSILLVLCTVVFSHWIPGRPYPKHWI from the coding sequence TTGACAGCATTTAATCAGGGGATGATGCGCCTATATCGTCGCTCCCCCTATCAGCCCCAGTTCAACCTTCAAGCTATCTTGACCTCGTACTTGTGTAGCTTTGTCGGGATTGCAGCGCTGGCGTATTTGACCACTGGAACTGGGTATCCGCTGATTGCCGCTCCCTTTGGCGCAACAGCCGTGTTGGTCTTTGCCGTGTCAGATAGCCCTTTGGCTCAGCCGCGCAATGTTATCGGTGGTAACCTGATGGGAGCCTTGGTCTCCGTAGCCTTGGTAAGCTGGTTTGGCTCCGATCCGTGGGTAATGGCTCTGGCCGTCGCAACCACCATCAAAGTCATGCAGTTGACCCACACGGTTCATCCACCGGGAGGCGCAGTAGCCCTTGTCGGCGTTATGAGTGGTGCGACATCGGAGTTTGTGTTGACTCCCGTTCTGGTCGGATCTATCTTGCTGGTGCTCTGTACCGTTGTTTTTAGCCATTGGATTCCCGGTCGGCCGTACCCGAAACATTGGATATAA
- a CDS encoding cold shock domain-containing protein: protein MEPILHQGRLKTWNDDRGFGFIVPEGNGKDVFLHISAIKEASRRPQAGDIIYYQRVTEPNGKVRAAKASIQGVPPRPAAASARPKTSQTTKTSRRPQYTSHPHKQSGLIQTVLGFTAAIATLVFALNDSPSTSPSPIASVTQPNCLVKGNISISSGKKWYHVPGMEDYEGTVIDPSKGERWFCTEAEAISSGWQKAPK, encoded by the coding sequence ATGGAGCCTATTCTGCACCAAGGTCGGCTAAAAACCTGGAACGACGACCGGGGTTTTGGCTTCATCGTGCCTGAGGGCAACGGAAAGGATGTTTTCCTACACATCAGCGCAATCAAGGAAGCCAGCCGCCGCCCTCAGGCTGGGGACATCATTTATTACCAAAGAGTCACCGAGCCAAATGGCAAAGTGCGAGCGGCTAAAGCCTCCATTCAAGGTGTTCCACCCCGTCCAGCGGCAGCTTCAGCCAGACCCAAAACAAGCCAAACGACCAAGACTTCCCGTCGCCCACAATACACTTCCCATCCACACAAGCAATCGGGCTTAATCCAAACCGTCTTGGGTTTTACGGCTGCGATCGCAACCCTCGTATTCGCCCTTAACGACAGCCCCAGCACCTCTCCCTCTCCTATCGCATCTGTAACTCAGCCCAACTGCCTAGTTAAAGGCAACATCTCAATTAGCTCAGGCAAAAAGTGGTACCACGTGCCAGGGATGGAGGATTACGAAGGGACAGTAATTGATCCGAGCAAGGGAGAGCGCTGGTTTTGTACTGAGGCAGAAGCAATTTCAAGCGGATGGCAGAAAGCCCCAAAGTAG
- a CDS encoding helix-turn-helix transcriptional regulator yields MVIRWKLAVVMAERGVSNKELATLTGMHYTTISKLKTRRRLTRVDEDTLDALCKALNCQPGELMVYEETSDP; encoded by the coding sequence GTGGTAATTCGTTGGAAATTGGCAGTTGTCATGGCTGAGCGGGGTGTTAGCAACAAGGAACTCGCCACGCTGACAGGTATGCACTACACCACCATTTCTAAACTCAAAACTCGCCGTCGCCTAACCCGCGTCGATGAAGACACCCTCGATGCCCTCTGCAAAGCCCTCAACTGCCAACCTGGTGAACTAATGGTTTATGAAGAAACCTCTGACCCTTAA
- a CDS encoding DNA polymerase III subunit alpha, with protein sequence MSFVGLHVHSDYSLLDGASQLPDLVDRAVELGMPAIALTDHGVMYGAIELMKVCKSKGVKPIIGNEMYVINGDIEKQQRRPRYHQVVLAKNTQGYKNLVKLTTLSHLKGVQGKGIFSRPCINKDLLEQYHEGLIVTSACLGGEVPQAILQNRPDVARKVAQWYKDLFGDDYYLEIQDHGSPEDRVVNVEVIKIARELDIKIVCTNDSHYISCNDVEAHDALLCIQTGKLITEDKRLRYSGTEYLKSADEMRQLFRDHLPDEVIEESIQTTLEVAAKVEDYEGLLGQPRIPDFPIPAGHTSATYMADVARDGLVKRFKVSQYEDISQEYRDRLEYEIEMMIQMGFPTYFLVVWDYIRFAREKNIPVGPGRGSAAGSLVAYAMGITNIDPVHHGLLFERFLNPERKSMPDIDTDFCIDRRDEVIQYVTEKYGRERVAQIITYNRMTSRAVLKDVARVLDIPYGESDSMTKRIPVVRGKPAKLKMMISDDTPDSEFKARYDEGGVVPGTQVTYRRWIDMAMRIEGTNKSVGIHAAGVVISAQPLDEIVPLQLNKDSDGVVTQYSMEEIEAMGLLKMDFLGLKNLTMIQKAVDLIEVGKGEKIDLDNLPMDDPATYKLLERGDLGGIFQLESSGMRQIVRDLKPSGLEDISSVLALYRPGPLDAGLIPKFINRKHGQEKIDYADDILKPILNETYGIMVYQEQIMKIAQDMGGYSLGQADLLRRAMGKKKMSEMLKHQANFVTGAVGKGVPKKVAEDLWEQMVKFAEYCFNKSHSTAYGFVTFQTAYLKANYPVEYMAALLTANSGDQDKVQMHIANCINMGIEVLPPDVNRSGVDFTPEGTNILFGLSAVRNVGLGAIECIIKERETEGPFKSLPELCDRIDLHSVNRRALEALILSGALDAFNPNRNQLMQDLELVIDWAQGRAKDRAIGQGNLFDIMMGGSANEPAPLAGYETAPKAPAVPDFDPQEKLRQEKELLGFYISDHPLKSVQKSARVLAPISLAELHEQPDNVTISAIVMLTTVKPVVTKKGDRMAIIQLEDLTGQAEGVVFPKSYERIGQHIIADARLMVWGKVDRRDDRSQFIVDDAEPVEAVRLVMVELEPTLAGSIEQQHRLRNVIRNNQGDDPMYARVPVIAVITANNQRQLVRLGAQFRVKDPEITVRELMKADFKATATPLITAR encoded by the coding sequence ATGTCCTTTGTTGGCCTACACGTTCACAGCGATTACAGCTTGCTCGATGGAGCCAGCCAACTGCCTGACCTCGTAGATCGGGCCGTCGAGTTAGGGATGCCTGCGATCGCACTTACCGATCACGGCGTCATGTACGGTGCGATCGAACTGATGAAGGTCTGCAAGAGCAAAGGTGTCAAGCCCATCATCGGCAACGAGATGTACGTCATCAACGGCGACATCGAAAAGCAGCAGCGTCGCCCCCGCTACCACCAGGTCGTGCTGGCCAAAAACACCCAGGGCTACAAAAACCTGGTCAAGCTGACCACCCTCTCCCACCTCAAGGGCGTGCAAGGCAAAGGCATTTTCTCACGACCCTGCATCAATAAAGATCTATTAGAGCAGTACCACGAGGGGCTGATCGTTACCAGCGCCTGCCTGGGCGGTGAAGTGCCCCAGGCCATTCTGCAAAATCGGCCTGATGTGGCCCGCAAAGTGGCCCAGTGGTACAAAGACCTCTTTGGCGACGACTATTACCTAGAGATCCAAGATCACGGCTCGCCCGAAGATCGGGTTGTGAATGTCGAGGTCATCAAGATTGCCCGCGAACTCGACATTAAAATTGTCTGCACCAACGACTCCCACTACATTTCCTGCAACGATGTCGAGGCCCACGACGCGCTGCTGTGCATTCAAACCGGCAAGCTGATCACCGAAGACAAGCGCCTGCGCTACAGCGGCACCGAATACCTCAAATCAGCCGATGAAATGCGGCAGCTGTTCCGCGATCACCTGCCCGACGAGGTGATTGAAGAGTCGATTCAGACCACGTTAGAAGTCGCTGCGAAAGTCGAAGACTACGAAGGACTGTTAGGCCAGCCCCGCATTCCCGACTTCCCCATTCCCGCAGGCCACACCTCGGCCACGTACATGGCTGACGTAGCCCGCGACGGGCTGGTTAAACGCTTCAAGGTCAGCCAGTACGAAGACATCTCTCAGGAGTACCGGGATCGGCTCGAATACGAAATTGAGATGATGATCCAGATGGGGTTCCCCACCTACTTTTTGGTGGTCTGGGACTACATTCGCTTTGCTCGGGAGAAGAACATTCCGGTGGGGCCGGGGCGGGGGTCGGCAGCAGGGTCTCTGGTGGCCTACGCGATGGGCATTACCAATATTGACCCGGTACACCACGGCCTGCTGTTTGAGCGCTTTTTGAACCCCGAACGCAAGTCCATGCCCGACATTGACACCGACTTCTGCATCGATCGGCGGGACGAGGTGATTCAATACGTCACCGAGAAATACGGGCGCGAGCGAGTAGCGCAAATCATCACCTACAACCGCATGACCTCCCGCGCGGTGCTCAAAGACGTGGCGCGGGTGCTCGACATTCCCTACGGCGAGTCTGATTCAATGACTAAGCGCATTCCTGTGGTGCGCGGCAAACCGGCCAAGCTGAAGATGATGATTTCAGATGACACGCCGGACTCAGAATTCAAAGCCAGGTACGACGAGGGTGGTGTGGTGCCGGGGACGCAGGTCACCTATCGCCGCTGGATCGACATGGCCATGCGGATTGAGGGCACCAACAAGAGCGTTGGCATTCACGCGGCAGGCGTGGTGATCTCGGCTCAGCCGCTCGATGAGATTGTGCCGCTGCAGCTTAACAAAGACAGCGACGGCGTTGTTACCCAGTACTCGATGGAAGAGATCGAGGCAATGGGCCTGCTGAAGATGGACTTTTTGGGTCTGAAAAACCTGACCATGATCCAAAAAGCGGTGGATCTAATCGAGGTCGGCAAGGGCGAGAAGATTGACCTCGACAATTTGCCGATGGACGATCCGGCCACCTACAAGTTGCTAGAGCGGGGCGATCTGGGCGGTATCTTCCAGCTTGAGTCTTCGGGGATGCGGCAGATCGTGCGGGATCTTAAGCCCTCAGGTCTAGAGGACATTTCTTCGGTGCTTGCCCTCTACCGACCGGGACCGCTCGATGCCGGGCTCATTCCCAAGTTCATCAACCGCAAACACGGCCAGGAAAAGATTGACTACGCCGACGACATTCTCAAGCCCATCCTGAACGAGACCTACGGCATCATGGTCTACCAAGAGCAGATCATGAAGATCGCTCAGGATATGGGCGGCTACTCCCTGGGCCAAGCCGACCTGCTGCGGCGGGCCATGGGTAAAAAGAAAATGTCGGAAATGCTCAAGCACCAGGCAAACTTCGTCACTGGTGCAGTGGGCAAAGGTGTGCCCAAGAAGGTGGCCGAAGACCTCTGGGAGCAGATGGTCAAGTTTGCCGAGTATTGCTTTAACAAGTCCCACTCGACAGCCTACGGCTTCGTCACTTTCCAGACTGCGTACCTGAAGGCGAACTACCCAGTCGAATACATGGCGGCGCTGCTGACGGCCAACAGCGGCGACCAAGACAAGGTGCAGATGCACATTGCCAACTGCATCAATATGGGCATTGAGGTGCTGCCGCCCGATGTAAATCGCTCTGGCGTGGACTTTACGCCTGAGGGCACCAACATTCTCTTTGGCCTGTCGGCAGTGCGCAATGTGGGCCTAGGAGCCATTGAGTGCATTATTAAAGAGCGAGAGACGGAGGGGCCGTTTAAGTCGCTACCGGAGCTGTGCGATCGCATCGATCTCCACTCTGTTAACCGCCGCGCTCTAGAAGCGCTAATCCTCAGCGGTGCTCTCGATGCGTTCAATCCCAACCGCAACCAGCTGATGCAGGATCTCGAGCTGGTGATTGATTGGGCGCAGGGCCGGGCCAAAGATCGGGCCATTGGCCAGGGCAACCTGTTTGACATAATGATGGGCGGCAGTGCTAACGAGCCCGCTCCCCTAGCTGGCTACGAAACCGCCCCCAAAGCACCTGCAGTGCCCGATTTCGATCCGCAAGAGAAGCTGCGGCAGGAAAAAGAACTGCTGGGCTTCTACATTTCTGATCATCCCTTGAAGTCGGTGCAGAAGTCGGCCCGCGTTCTGGCTCCGATCAGCCTAGCCGAACTGCATGAGCAGCCCGACAATGTCACTATCAGCGCCATTGTTATGCTCACCACTGTTAAACCAGTGGTGACTAAGAAAGGCGATCGCATGGCCATCATTCAGCTCGAAGATCTGACCGGGCAGGCCGAAGGCGTGGTCTTCCCCAAATCCTATGAGCGCATTGGCCAGCACATTATTGCCGATGCCCGCCTCATGGTCTGGGGTAAGGTCGATCGGCGCGACGACCGCTCTCAGTTTATTGTGGATGATGCTGAACCCGTCGAAGCGGTGCGCCTGGTGATGGTGGAGCTAGAGCCTACCCTGGCGGGCAGCATTGAGCAGCAGCACCGTCTACGCAACGTAATTCGCAATAACCAAGGCGACGACCCTATGTATGCCAGAGTGCCGGTGATTGCGGTAATCACGGCCAACAATCAGCGGCAGCTTGTCAGACTCGGTGCCCAATTCCGCGTGAAAGATCCCGAAATCACGGTTAGGGAACTCATGAAAGCCGACTTCAAAGCCACGGCCACGCCCCTAATCACCGCAAGGTAG
- a CDS encoding transposase encodes MARRKTSFLTGHYYHVYNRGNNHQRVFFERDNYLFFLKQTRYYLAEETADVLAYCLMPNHYHFLVYLRQDNLSEKMAFLSLSYTKAINKRFKRCGALFQGPFQAIYVDQEEYLLNLSRYIHLNPVKAGLVQKAEEWEFSSYQEYVELRRGVLPQFSKVRQQVRTAQDYRGFVESQNHLVQPYVQSLMLDE; translated from the coding sequence ATGGCGCGCCGTAAAACGAGCTTTCTGACAGGGCATTACTACCACGTCTACAATCGCGGCAACAATCACCAACGCGTTTTCTTTGAGCGGGACAACTACCTATTTTTCCTCAAGCAGACTCGATATTACCTGGCAGAGGAAACAGCAGATGTACTTGCCTACTGTCTCATGCCAAACCACTATCACTTCTTGGTCTACCTGCGACAGGATAACCTATCAGAAAAGATGGCTTTCTTGTCTCTATCGTATACAAAAGCGATTAACAAACGTTTCAAGCGATGTGGAGCCCTATTCCAGGGGCCGTTTCAAGCGATTTATGTTGACCAAGAGGAGTATCTTCTAAATTTATCCCGCTATATCCATTTGAACCCAGTGAAAGCCGGTTTAGTTCAAAAGGCAGAGGAGTGGGAGTTCTCTAGCTATCAGGAGTATGTAGAGCTGCGTCGCGGGGTTTTACCTCAATTTAGCAAGGTGCGTCAGCAGGTGAGGACAGCACAGGATTATCGAGGTTTTGTGGAGAGCCAAAACCATCTGGTGCAACCCTATGTGCAGAGTTTGATGCTGGATGAGTAA
- a CDS encoding Ycf66 family protein, whose protein sequence is MLAHTLALAVGLGSFTLYMAAFFFPEVHRRHDFFWSGLGMFYALVLWACDRQMTGAVLLGQVASVALLGWLGWQTLTLRRACTPQELQTPATPEAWKSLRQEMADISQDFLSQTPLGRWLGIKRPARAASTPAAGLSIRASSLREVGYEFLDDLEEEVERGQGAKVSPLSPSQQPFSPPKPQPAVVTVTPRTRPSRPPKAASVGPSASSSRGPVRPRTSSQAKGAIAQVAVGASSLKSWLGDLSRAFSRPKPSRPMIEIPPREPSIPLPKKEPAGRATPAVVTKDLDLEDNEFWNDEVTENMPPEVDPEASGATGTSEAALAGLAKPVEAQGESVSVSDDASNVLPMRENLPFEVDPEASGAAGTSEAALAGLTEPVEAQGESVSSPVDASNASPTSEPIPSEDPNAQL, encoded by the coding sequence ATGCTGGCTCACACCCTGGCACTAGCGGTTGGACTGGGTAGCTTTACCCTGTATATGGCCGCTTTTTTCTTCCCCGAAGTGCATCGCAGGCACGACTTTTTTTGGAGCGGTCTGGGTATGTTTTATGCCCTGGTACTGTGGGCCTGCGATCGGCAGATGACTGGGGCAGTTTTGTTGGGGCAGGTGGCCAGTGTGGCCCTGTTGGGCTGGCTAGGGTGGCAGACCTTGACCTTGCGGCGCGCGTGCACCCCGCAGGAACTGCAGACCCCTGCTACGCCTGAAGCCTGGAAAAGCTTGCGGCAGGAGATGGCCGATATCAGCCAAGATTTCTTGAGCCAGACGCCGCTGGGGCGCTGGCTAGGGATCAAGCGACCTGCTAGGGCAGCCAGTACTCCCGCTGCCGGTCTTAGTATTCGAGCTTCTTCGCTGCGAGAAGTGGGTTACGAGTTTTTGGACGATCTAGAGGAAGAGGTTGAGCGGGGACAGGGGGCAAAGGTCAGTCCTTTGAGTCCATCACAACAGCCCTTTTCTCCCCCCAAACCTCAACCTGCGGTGGTGACTGTAACGCCTAGAACAAGGCCCTCGCGCCCGCCTAAAGCTGCCTCCGTCGGACCATCTGCTAGTTCATCTCGTGGGCCTGTTCGCCCTCGAACCTCTAGCCAGGCTAAGGGAGCAATAGCGCAGGTAGCCGTAGGGGCCAGCAGCCTTAAGAGCTGGCTGGGTGACTTGTCTAGGGCGTTTTCCCGTCCTAAACCCAGCAGGCCCATGATCGAAATCCCCCCTCGAGAACCCTCGATTCCGCTGCCCAAAAAAGAACCTGCTGGCCGGGCCACACCTGCTGTGGTGACAAAGGATCTGGATCTGGAGGACAATGAATTTTGGAACGACGAAGTGACGGAAAACATGCCCCCTGAAGTTGACCCTGAAGCTAGTGGTGCAACAGGTACGTCCGAGGCCGCATTGGCCGGTCTTGCCAAGCCAGTCGAGGCTCAAGGCGAATCTGTAAGCGTCTCAGACGACGCCAGTAATGTTCTCCCCATGAGGGAGAATCTGCCCTTTGAAGTTGACCCTGAAGCTAGTGGTGCAGCAGGCACGTCCGAGGCCGCATTAGCTGGTCTTACCGAGCCAGTCGAGGCTCAGGGCGAATCTGTGAGTAGCCCAGTCGACGCCAGCAATGCTTCCCCCACAAGCGAGCCAATCCCCTCGGAAGACCCCAACGCACAGCTATAG
- a CDS encoding thiamine pyrophosphate-binding protein, whose translation MEFATSIGSYLIQRLYEEGVRQVFGVPGDFILQFDKLLEDSPIQFINTCDEQGAGFAADAYARLRGLGAVCVTYSVGGLKIANTTAQAFAEKSPVVVISGAPGTNERTQNPLLHHKIRDFDTQYKVFQELTIASTILDDPSVAFSEIDRVLAAALRYKRPVYIEIPRDMVHRAGNPNYSRKTQTEESNSDTLAEAIQEAVKLINAAQQPVILADVEIHRFGLQDALLELTEKTHIPVAETVLGKSVISEHHPNYIGLYAGALGDELTCRYVESSDCLIMLGVFLTDINLGIFTANLDPKNSISVTSERTSIQFHTYENIRLQDFIHHLIEADIQQRHDWVLPNYRKQLQPFTPVAGNPITIARLFERLNLFLDNDLIVIADVGDALFAGLDLSVHGRSRFLSPAYYASLGFAVPASLGAQVASVGMRPLVLVGDGAFQMTGMELSTAVRYGLNPIVVVLNNGGYGTERPMLDGRFNDVLPWRYSQIPNLLGAGRGFDVWTEGELETALMESRAHLESFCILDVHLDAQDTSTALKRLTAGLSQRVSG comes from the coding sequence ATGGAGTTCGCTACATCCATTGGGTCCTATTTGATTCAGAGACTTTATGAAGAGGGAGTCCGTCAGGTTTTTGGGGTACCTGGTGATTTTATTCTCCAATTTGACAAGCTTCTCGAAGACAGCCCAATTCAATTCATCAATACCTGCGATGAGCAGGGGGCGGGCTTTGCTGCCGATGCTTACGCTCGTTTACGGGGGCTAGGAGCGGTTTGCGTGACCTACTCTGTGGGGGGTTTAAAAATTGCTAATACGACGGCCCAAGCCTTTGCTGAGAAATCTCCTGTCGTCGTCATCAGCGGTGCCCCTGGCACGAACGAACGAACCCAAAATCCACTGCTTCATCATAAAATACGCGACTTCGATACCCAGTACAAAGTTTTTCAAGAACTGACAATTGCCTCTACCATTCTCGATGATCCCTCTGTAGCTTTTTCAGAAATAGATCGCGTTCTAGCAGCTGCTCTGAGGTATAAGCGACCTGTTTACATCGAGATTCCTCGAGACATGGTGCATCGAGCGGGAAATCCTAATTACTCTAGAAAAACCCAGACTGAGGAGAGCAACTCAGATACGTTAGCTGAGGCGATTCAAGAAGCCGTGAAGCTAATCAACGCAGCGCAACAGCCTGTGATTTTAGCTGATGTTGAGATTCATCGATTTGGCTTGCAAGATGCGCTGCTTGAGTTAACAGAGAAAACCCATATTCCGGTAGCCGAAACGGTGCTAGGAAAGTCCGTAATCAGCGAGCACCATCCCAACTATATCGGTCTCTATGCAGGTGCCTTGGGCGATGAATTGACTTGTCGATACGTAGAGTCAAGCGATTGCCTGATTATGCTGGGCGTCTTTCTAACAGACATTAATCTGGGAATTTTTACAGCCAATCTTGATCCAAAAAACTCCATTTCAGTCACGAGCGAACGAACGTCGATACAGTTTCACACCTATGAAAATATTCGGCTACAGGATTTCATTCATCACCTCATCGAAGCCGATATCCAGCAGCGGCATGACTGGGTGTTGCCAAATTACCGCAAGCAGTTACAGCCGTTTACTCCGGTTGCAGGCAATCCCATCACCATTGCTCGCTTGTTTGAGCGACTCAATCTTTTTCTCGACAATGACCTGATTGTGATTGCAGATGTGGGAGATGCCCTATTCGCAGGGTTAGATTTGTCTGTGCATGGGCGATCGCGCTTTTTATCCCCTGCCTATTACGCTTCTTTAGGCTTTGCGGTTCCAGCCAGCCTGGGAGCCCAGGTCGCCAGCGTAGGGATGCGCCCGCTGGTACTGGTTGGAGATGGAGCGTTTCAAATGACGGGCATGGAGCTATCTACTGCTGTGCGGTATGGCCTGAATCCCATTGTGGTGGTCTTGAATAACGGGGGGTATGGTACCGAGCGCCCGATGCTAGATGGCAGGTTTAATGATGTGTTGCCCTGGCGGTACAGCCAAATTCCCAATCTACTGGGTGCAGGCCGAGGCTTTGATGTGTGGACAGAGGGTGAGCTAGAAACTGCGCTGATGGAGAGCCGCGCTCATTTAGAGAGCTTCTGCATTTTGGATGTTCACTTGGATGCCCAGGATACGTCTACGGCGCTGAAGCGATTGACAGCAGGATTGAGCCAGCGGGTTAGCGGATGA